A window from Acidobacteriota bacterium encodes these proteins:
- the lepB gene encoding signal peptidase I, with the protein MLARVGEELVAWFKTLVSAAVYATLIVTFGFQVARVEGQSMAPTLEDQDRLIVNKLAYRLHDPRVGDIVMLLYPEDPEKSFVKRVVAEPGDTIRSEDGHVYRNDVPLPDDFIPEEFRMPHDTWGPKIVPQGYYFVMGDHRNNSSDSRSWNFVPKKYIIGKVQLRWWPIKEARWFEDWQ; encoded by the coding sequence ATGCTGGCGCGCGTCGGCGAGGAGCTCGTCGCGTGGTTCAAGACGCTGGTCTCGGCCGCCGTCTACGCGACCCTGATCGTCACCTTCGGCTTCCAGGTCGCCCGTGTGGAAGGCCAGAGCATGGCCCCGACGCTCGAAGACCAGGATCGGCTCATCGTGAACAAGCTCGCCTACCGGCTGCACGATCCGCGGGTCGGCGACATCGTGATGCTGCTCTACCCGGAGGATCCCGAGAAGTCGTTCGTCAAGCGCGTCGTCGCCGAGCCCGGCGACACGATCCGCAGCGAGGACGGCCACGTCTATCGCAACGACGTGCCGCTGCCCGACGACTTCATCCCCGAGGAGTTTCGCATGCCGCACGACACGTGGGGGCCGAAGATCGTGCCGCAGGGCTACTACTTCGTGATGGGCGACCATCGGAACAACAGCTCCGACAGCCGAAGCTGGAACTTCGTCCCCAAGAAGTACATCATCGGCAAGGTCCAGCTTCGCTGGTGGCCGATCAAAGAAGCGCGCTGGTTCGAGGACTGGCAGTAG
- a CDS encoding long-chain fatty acid--CoA ligase produces MSMADTPATIADLPFFVAGRYLKPDLLGRCLNGEVRAMSGRALVDQVRDLSLGLSALGMGPGDRVALLSESRPEWLVADFAVLTAGAVTVPIYPTVSPEQVGFILRDSGATIAIVSSSTHAEKIAAVANIAPSLRIVLVMDAPEEADQQDDVGQREPQLMSVASVAERGHRRIMDGWGVAREYQERARAVGPDDLATIIYTSGTTGDPKGVMLTHGNIASNVAGVLSVVDLTENDTALSFLPLCHAFERTVSYVCLASGVSIVFAESIDTVARDLTVVRPTVMSGVPRMFEKLYARVLEKGMTATGLRRTIFDRAIELAKVRGRAISLGEPLPAWARLASGLADRMVFSKIRDGIGGRLRWAVSGSAPLNVEIARFFLGVGLPILEGYGLTETAPVLALTPPGRIRFGTVGPPLPNVELRIAPDGEILARGPNVMRGYYGRPDDTAAALRDGWFHTGDIGELDPHGYLRITDRKKELLVTSGGKKIAPQPIEERLRAHGLVAHAILVGDRRHFPAALISPEFAALSRTLRLDETTLRARLEDEDVRAVYQAVVDEVNRTLAQFERIKKFALIAAEFSVTSGELTPTLKVKRQVIAERYKGVIERFYA; encoded by the coding sequence ATGAGCATGGCCGACACGCCCGCGACCATTGCGGACCTGCCGTTCTTCGTGGCGGGACGGTATCTCAAGCCGGATCTGCTCGGCCGCTGCCTGAACGGCGAGGTCCGGGCCATGAGCGGCCGCGCGCTCGTCGACCAGGTGCGCGACCTCAGCCTGGGCCTCTCGGCGCTGGGAATGGGACCGGGCGATCGCGTCGCCCTGCTCTCGGAGAGCCGGCCCGAATGGCTCGTCGCCGATTTCGCCGTCCTCACCGCCGGCGCCGTGACGGTCCCGATCTACCCGACGGTGTCGCCGGAACAGGTCGGCTTCATCCTCCGCGACAGCGGCGCGACGATCGCGATCGTGTCGTCGTCGACTCATGCCGAGAAGATCGCGGCCGTCGCGAACATCGCCCCGTCGCTTCGGATCGTGCTCGTGATGGACGCTCCGGAGGAGGCTGACCAACAGGACGACGTCGGGCAGCGAGAGCCGCAGCTCATGTCGGTGGCCTCCGTCGCCGAACGAGGCCATCGCCGGATCATGGATGGCTGGGGCGTCGCCCGCGAGTATCAGGAGCGGGCGAGGGCCGTCGGGCCCGACGACCTCGCGACCATCATCTACACCTCGGGGACGACGGGCGATCCCAAGGGCGTGATGCTGACGCACGGGAACATCGCTTCGAACGTCGCCGGCGTCCTCTCGGTGGTCGACCTGACGGAGAACGACACCGCGCTGTCGTTCCTGCCGCTGTGTCATGCCTTCGAGCGCACGGTCTCGTACGTCTGCCTGGCGAGCGGCGTGTCGATCGTCTTCGCAGAGTCGATCGACACGGTCGCCAGGGATCTGACGGTCGTGCGGCCCACGGTGATGTCCGGCGTGCCGAGGATGTTCGAGAAGCTCTACGCGAGAGTCCTCGAGAAGGGCATGACCGCGACCGGCCTGCGGCGCACGATCTTCGATCGCGCCATCGAGCTGGCCAAGGTTCGAGGCCGCGCGATCAGCCTGGGAGAGCCGCTGCCTGCCTGGGCGCGCCTTGCGTCCGGCCTCGCCGATCGGATGGTGTTCTCGAAGATTCGCGACGGGATCGGCGGCCGGCTGCGGTGGGCCGTCTCGGGCAGCGCGCCGCTGAACGTCGAGATCGCGCGGTTCTTCCTCGGCGTCGGGCTGCCGATTCTCGAAGGCTACGGCCTCACCGAGACGGCCCCGGTGCTCGCCCTCACGCCCCCCGGCCGCATCCGCTTCGGCACCGTCGGGCCGCCGCTGCCGAACGTCGAGCTGAGGATCGCTCCCGACGGCGAGATCCTCGCCCGCGGGCCGAACGTGATGCGCGGGTACTACGGCCGGCCCGACGACACTGCCGCCGCGCTGCGCGACGGGTGGTTTCACACCGGCGACATCGGCGAGCTCGACCCGCACGGCTATCTGCGGATCACCGACCGCAAGAAAGAGCTGCTCGTGACCTCCGGCGGAAAGAAGATCGCGCCGCAGCCGATCGAGGAGCGGCTGCGGGCTCACGGCCTCGTGGCCCACGCGATCCTCGTCGGCGACCGGCGCCACTTCCCGGCCGCGCTGATCTCACCCGAGTTCGCCGCACTCAGCCGAACGCTGCGTCTCGACGAGACCACGCTCCGCGCGCGGCTTGAGGACGAGGACGTCCGGGCGGTGTATCAGGCGGTGGTCGACGAGGTGAACCGCACGCTGGCGCAGTTCGAGCGCATCAAGAAGTTCGCCCTCATCGCCGCGGAGTTTTCGGTCACGTCCGGAGAGCTCACCCCGACGCTCAAGGTGAAGCGGCAGGTCATCGCCGAGCGCTACAAGGGCGTCATCGAGCGGTTCTACGCTTAG
- the moaC gene encoding cyclic pyranopterin monophosphate synthase MoaC, protein MAKHGRPTPVLSHVDADGRVRMVDVSPKPETVREAVADGYVRMGRAAITAIRTKRVAKGDPLQTARLAGIMAAKRTADIIPLCHPLPLTHVDVDLTARRDGYLIVARVGTVGRTGVEMEALVAVSAAALTLYDMLKAVDRTMVIGPISLREKRGGRSGTFRRA, encoded by the coding sequence ATGGCTAAGCACGGACGACCCACGCCGGTGCTGTCGCACGTGGATGCCGACGGGCGTGTGCGGATGGTGGACGTGTCGCCGAAGCCGGAGACCGTGCGCGAGGCCGTCGCCGACGGCTATGTCCGCATGGGACGCGCGGCAATCACCGCCATTCGCACGAAGCGCGTCGCCAAGGGCGATCCGCTGCAGACGGCGCGGCTCGCCGGCATCATGGCCGCCAAGCGGACCGCCGACATCATCCCGCTCTGCCACCCGCTCCCGCTCACCCACGTCGACGTCGATCTCACGGCCAGGCGCGACGGCTATCTGATCGTCGCGCGCGTCGGCACGGTCGGCCGGACGGGCGTCGAGATGGAGGCGCTCGTCGCCGTGTCGGCCGCGGCGCTGACCCTCTACGACATGCTGAAGGCCGTCGATCGGACGATGGTGATCGGCCCCATCAGCCTCCGGGAGAAGCGGGGCGGCCGCAGCGGCACGTTCCGGCGCGCATGA
- a CDS encoding redox-sensing transcriptional repressor Rex, with translation MTDRDKARTSGDQVSELTAGRLSVYLRCLNALDAAGVKSISSRALAEQFQLNAAQIRKDLAYFGEFGVRGVGYYVKELKRHLRAILGLDRTVRVAIIGAGNLGFALADYPGFRQEGFAIVAIFDSERSKIGRRTRGGVRIYDIAEFKRLVQRERIDIAVVAVPAAAAQTVVNTVLQTGIRAILNFSPGNLKVPRDVKLKNVDLTVSLESLSFFLAREEHG, from the coding sequence GTGACGGATCGGGACAAGGCGCGCACGTCCGGGGATCAGGTTTCCGAGCTCACCGCCGGCCGTTTGTCGGTGTATCTGCGCTGCTTGAACGCGCTCGATGCCGCTGGCGTGAAGAGCATCTCGTCCAGGGCCCTGGCCGAGCAGTTCCAGCTCAACGCTGCGCAGATCCGGAAGGATCTCGCGTACTTCGGGGAATTCGGCGTGCGCGGCGTGGGCTACTACGTCAAGGAGCTCAAGCGTCATCTGCGCGCGATTCTGGGGCTCGACCGAACGGTTCGCGTCGCGATCATCGGCGCCGGCAACCTCGGCTTCGCGCTCGCCGACTACCCGGGGTTCCGGCAGGAGGGCTTCGCCATCGTGGCCATCTTCGATTCCGAGCGCTCGAAGATCGGCCGGCGAACGCGCGGCGGCGTCCGCATCTACGACATCGCCGAGTTCAAGCGGCTCGTCCAGCGCGAGCGCATCGACATCGCGGTCGTCGCCGTCCCCGCCGCCGCGGCGCAGACCGTGGTCAACACCGTGCTGCAGACGGGCATCCGCGCCATCCTCAACTTCTCTCCGGGCAACCTGAAGGTGCCTCGTGACGTCAAGTTGAAGAACGTGGATCTCACGGTGTCGCTCGAGAGCCTGTCGTTCTTCCTGGCGCGAGAGGAACATGGCTAA
- a CDS encoding 1-acyl-sn-glycerol-3-phosphate acyltransferase, with protein MSFGPAMTLVAAIRTVAAAVAVSGYVLLVGPPVLLWTVISKRPRLLYAAAAMGVRMGFALAGVRVKTAGVEHMVQGAAVYVCNHTSNVDSPAVFYALRSRFPRVRVLYKAELRKLPVLVWAFDVAGFVPVERANKEQSWPAVDRAAAALCAGHSFFIFPEGTRSRTGELLPFKKGGFVMALKAQAPLVPVIVSGGRAAMRKGSPLIWPATVTVTFLPAVSTRGLSVEDRNQVIADVRARMTAAIGVTGTPDRGSASVDRV; from the coding sequence TTGTCGTTTGGGCCGGCGATGACGCTCGTCGCTGCCATACGCACCGTCGCCGCCGCCGTCGCCGTCTCGGGCTACGTCCTGCTCGTGGGACCTCCGGTACTCCTCTGGACCGTCATCTCGAAGCGCCCGCGCCTCCTCTATGCGGCCGCGGCGATGGGCGTGCGGATGGGCTTCGCGCTCGCCGGCGTCCGCGTGAAGACGGCCGGCGTCGAGCACATGGTGCAGGGCGCGGCCGTGTACGTCTGCAACCACACCAGCAACGTCGACTCTCCCGCCGTGTTCTACGCGCTTCGATCGCGGTTCCCACGCGTGCGAGTGCTGTACAAGGCCGAGCTCCGGAAGCTGCCCGTCTTGGTCTGGGCGTTCGACGTGGCGGGGTTCGTCCCCGTCGAACGTGCGAACAAGGAGCAGAGCTGGCCGGCGGTGGACCGCGCGGCGGCCGCGCTCTGCGCGGGGCATTCGTTCTTCATCTTCCCCGAGGGGACGAGAAGCCGCACCGGGGAGCTGCTGCCTTTCAAGAAGGGAGGGTTCGTGATGGCCCTCAAGGCGCAGGCGCCGCTCGTGCCGGTGATCGTCAGCGGCGGCCGTGCGGCCATGCGCAAAGGCAGCCCGCTCATCTGGCCGGCGACCGTGACGGTGACGTTCCTGCCGGCCGTCTCGACCCGCGGGCTCTCGGTGGAGGACAGGAATCAGGTGATCGCCGACGTGCGCGCGCGCATGACCGCGGCGATCGGCGTCACCGGAACGCCGGACCGCGGATCGGCGTCAGTGGACCGGGTTTAG
- a CDS encoding CarD family transcriptional regulator, which produces MAFEIGDKVIYPNHGLGVIERIETKTIMGTTCGFYQLRMANETTVFVPVDNVDGVGLRRAITDIEVDRLFQLLSDGKIDSHQNWKGRFKDNSDRMRTGSIYDVVEVLKSLTFLAKGKSLSFREKRMLDRAKFLVVSEITEVMGEKTPQVEQKVEQALERCFSLKARNEARAKAAASTPRKAAAASRVATPRRAARAS; this is translated from the coding sequence GTGGCATTTGAGATCGGCGACAAGGTCATCTACCCAAACCATGGTCTCGGCGTGATCGAACGGATCGAGACGAAGACCATCATGGGGACGACCTGCGGGTTCTATCAGCTTCGTATGGCGAACGAGACGACGGTGTTCGTGCCGGTGGACAACGTCGACGGGGTCGGGCTCCGGCGGGCGATCACGGACATCGAAGTCGATCGGCTGTTCCAGTTGCTGAGCGACGGCAAGATCGACAGCCACCAGAACTGGAAAGGCCGCTTCAAAGACAATTCCGACCGGATGCGCACCGGCTCCATCTACGACGTCGTCGAGGTGCTCAAGAGCCTGACGTTCCTGGCCAAGGGCAAGAGCCTGTCGTTCCGTGAGAAGCGCATGCTCGATCGCGCCAAGTTCCTCGTGGTCTCCGAGATCACGGAAGTGATGGGGGAGAAGACGCCGCAGGTCGAGCAGAAGGTCGAGCAGGCGCTGGAGCGCTGCTTCTCGCTCAAGGCGCGCAACGAGGCACGCGCCAAGGCGGCGGCGTCCACGCCGCGCAAAGCGGCGGCGGCCAGCAGGGTCGCGACGCCGCGCCGTGCCGCTCGCGCGTCGTAG
- a CDS encoding M20/M25/M40 family metallo-hydrolase has product MNSRHRRFRSGFSVRITLLLLALVGAPQRPVVLAQAPEPAAGVPFAVLSEDDTREWLSYLASDALEGREVFTEGYGLAAAYVAGHLKSWGIEPLGDDGTFLQRVAQRGYRVTRNSTLTIDVNGESRTFKDGDHVSFPLESGGKQTLTFRGVEFVGYGQPTPDAGRPAGDFTGRDVSGRLVAYLPGGRGMPSAGRGATADRSHEIIRNQKAGAVLTFEPSRPPSSGSGKAPQAEAGGAASGAGAAAGRGGGALAPEFVTVERVDARLAPAIVADEAVLEWLFARGPVPFGQLRAKFEKGEPLPGFSLPDVTVTIAVDQTYTVVSTDFTQNVVGLVRGSDPVLRDTYVFFGAHLDHVGYARTGQPKGPVNVPVTTDPIWNGADDDASGSAALMAIARAFAAGPKPRRSVVFIWHAGEEAGLLGSRYMADFPVVPLDRVQASFNIDMIGRNRDDKPSEANTLYVIGADRISTDLHNLLIATNATLARPLTLDFEFNDPSDVNTFYTRSDHYTYATKGIPVAFFFTGTHDDYHANTDSADKILFPKLIRIADLVYRTGFSVADSDRVLERDQAGPRAGRGFSGRLPTPAH; this is encoded by the coding sequence GTGAATTCCCGCCATCGTCGCTTCCGTTCAGGGTTCTCCGTTCGCATCACGCTCCTGCTGCTCGCGCTCGTCGGGGCCCCGCAGCGGCCCGTCGTCCTCGCGCAGGCGCCAGAGCCCGCCGCGGGCGTTCCCTTCGCGGTCCTCTCGGAGGACGACACGCGGGAGTGGCTTTCCTATCTCGCCTCGGATGCGCTCGAGGGCAGGGAAGTGTTCACCGAAGGCTACGGCCTGGCGGCCGCGTACGTGGCGGGCCATCTGAAGAGCTGGGGGATCGAGCCGCTTGGCGACGACGGCACGTTTCTGCAGCGGGTCGCGCAGCGCGGTTACCGCGTGACGCGCAACTCGACGCTCACGATCGACGTGAACGGCGAATCGCGGACGTTCAAGGATGGCGACCACGTATCGTTTCCGCTGGAGTCTGGAGGCAAGCAGACGCTCACGTTCCGCGGCGTCGAGTTCGTCGGCTACGGGCAGCCGACGCCCGATGCCGGCCGACCGGCCGGCGACTTCACCGGACGCGACGTGAGCGGCCGTCTCGTGGCGTACCTGCCGGGCGGCCGAGGCATGCCTTCGGCCGGACGCGGGGCCACGGCCGATCGGTCGCACGAGATCATCAGGAATCAGAAAGCGGGCGCGGTGCTCACGTTCGAGCCGTCTCGCCCGCCGTCGTCCGGCTCGGGCAAGGCGCCGCAGGCAGAGGCCGGCGGGGCGGCGAGCGGTGCAGGCGCAGCGGCAGGGCGCGGCGGCGGCGCGCTCGCCCCCGAGTTCGTCACGGTTGAACGCGTGGACGCGAGGCTCGCTCCGGCGATCGTCGCCGACGAGGCGGTGCTCGAGTGGCTCTTCGCCAGAGGCCCCGTGCCGTTCGGTCAACTGCGCGCGAAGTTCGAGAAGGGCGAGCCGCTTCCCGGTTTCTCCCTGCCCGACGTCACGGTGACGATCGCCGTCGATCAGACCTACACCGTCGTTTCAACAGACTTCACGCAGAACGTGGTCGGGTTGGTGAGAGGCAGCGACCCCGTGCTGCGCGATACGTACGTCTTCTTCGGCGCGCACCTCGATCACGTGGGCTACGCCCGTACCGGCCAGCCGAAGGGGCCCGTCAACGTGCCGGTCACGACCGATCCCATCTGGAACGGTGCCGACGACGACGCCTCGGGATCGGCGGCGTTGATGGCGATCGCGAGGGCGTTCGCGGCCGGGCCGAAGCCGCGGCGTTCGGTCGTGTTCATCTGGCACGCCGGGGAGGAGGCCGGCCTGCTCGGCTCGCGGTACATGGCCGACTTCCCGGTGGTGCCGCTCGACCGAGTCCAGGCGTCGTTCAACATCGACATGATCGGCCGCAACCGCGACGACAAACCGAGCGAGGCCAACACGCTCTACGTCATCGGCGCCGATCGCATCAGCACCGACCTTCACAACCTGCTCATCGCAACGAACGCCACCCTGGCGCGGCCGCTCACGCTGGACTTCGAGTTCAACGACCCGTCGGACGTCAACACCTTCTACACCCGGAGCGATCACTACACGTACGCCACGAAGGGCATCCCCGTCGCGTTCTTCTTCACCGGGACCCACGACGACTACCACGCGAACACCGACTCGGCAGACAAGATCCTGTTTCCGAAGCTCATCAGGATCGCGGACCTGGTCTATCGGACGGGCTTCAGCGTGGCCGACTCCGACCGGGTGCTCGAACGGGATCAGGCGGGCCCCAGGGCAGGCCGAGGCTTCTCGGGCCGCCTGCCCACGCCGGCGCACTGA